In Primulina huaijiensis isolate GDHJ02 chromosome 4, ASM1229523v2, whole genome shotgun sequence, a genomic segment contains:
- the LOC140975150 gene encoding pentatricopeptide repeat-containing protein At3g21470: protein MKTTVASKEIIESQAFELQNLSSSWFYSIRNCVEQKKPESAILIYSRNHGNGSIGLDSIPSVLKACASLFNHRFGTEMHCESIKSGVEGDVMVGTSLVDMYGKCGDIVSSRKVFDYMPERNVVTWNAMIGGYVRNGDMGSALGLFETMEGRTSATWNEMIGGYAKNGDVAMARRVFESVPEGLKNVVTWTVMVDGYVRNGDMEAAEEVFEVMPERNFYVCSVIISGYFRKGDVVKGKGFFDRMFSRNLVCWNTLIAGYAQNGMCAEALDAFMNMGAEGIKPDEVTVVSVLSVCAQSGMLEVGKEIHEMIVQKGIDLNEYVVNGLVDMYAKCGDLGNARLIFEGIPSKNYATWNSLIAGFSIHGHCKEALEFFMRMEKSGIKADGVTILSVLSACAHGGLVEEGLAVFSKMEQYGLTANTKHYGCVVHMLGRAGKLQEAMDLVEGMPVLPNDTVLGSLLGACQIHSDAVMADKVLELVGKLNSDYRSNDNGHYLVLANIYAACERWEAAERLRAVFADKGSDIIPGCSAIT from the coding sequence ATGAAAACTACAGTTGCATCAAAAGAAATAATCGAATCTCAAgcatttgaacttcaaaatctATCATCAAGTTGGTTTTACAGCATAAGAAACTGCGTTGAACAGAAGAAACCCGAATCAGCAATCTTGATATACTCTCGGAACCATGGTAATGGCAGCATTGGGTTGGATTCCATCCCTTCGGTTCTCAAAGCCTGCGCTTCCCTTTTCAATCATCGTTTTGGGACGGAGATGCATTGCGAATCCATAAAATCTGGAGTTGAAGGGGATGTAATGGTGGGGACTTCCTTGGTTGACATGTACGGCAAGTGTGGTGATATCGTGAGTTCCCGGAAGGTGTTTGACTATATGCCTGAGAGAAACGTGGTCACTTGGAATGCGATGATTGGTGGGTATGTTAGGAATGGTGATATGGGATCTGCGTTAGGTTTGTTTGAGACAATGGAGGGAAGGACGTCAGCGACATGGAATGAGATGATTGGTGGCTACGCAAAGAATGGGGATGTGGCAATGGCGAGGCGAGTTTTTGAGAGTGTGCCTGAGGGGTTGAAAAATGTAGTCACATGGACAGTGATGGTCGATGGGTATGTTAGGAATGGGGATATGGAGGCTGCAGAAGAAGTGTTTGAGGTGATGCCGGAGCGGAACTTTTACGTCTGCTCTGTGATCATTTCTGGGTATTTCAGGAAAGGGGATGTGGTGAAGGGGAAAGGGTTTTTTGATCGGATGTTCTCGAGGAATTTGGTGTGCTGGAACACTTTGATTGCTGGCTATGCACAGAATGGGATGTGCGCCGAGGCATTGGATGCTTTCATGAACATGGGAGCGGAAGGAATCAAACCCGATGAAGTAACAGTAGTGAGTGTTTTATCTGTTTGTGCTCAGTCAGGAATGCTTGAAGTGGGTAAAGAAATCCATGAGATGATAGTGCAGAAAGGGATTGATTTGAATGAGTATGTTGTCAATGGATTGGTTGACATGTATGCGAAATGTGGAGATTTAGGGAATGCAAGATTGATCTTTGAAGGGATTCCATCGAAAAACTACGCCACTTGGAATTCTTTGATCGCGGGATTTTCCATTCACGGTCATTGTAAGGAGGCTCTCGAATTCTTCATGAGAATGGAGAAGTCTGGTATAAAAGCTGATGGTGTGACAATTCTCTCTGTTTTATCTGCTTGTGCACATGGAGGTTTAGTGGAAGAAGGTTTAGCAGTATTCTCTAAGATGGAGCAATATGGATTGACAGCCAACACAAAGCATTATGGTTGTGTGGTTCATATGCTTGGACGGGCAGGGAAACTACAAGAAGCTATGGACTTGGTTGAGGGGATGCCTGTATTGCCAAATGACACAGTTCTAGGGTCACTTCTTGGGGCATGTCAAATTCACTCCGACGCAGTCATGGCAGACAAGGTGCTAGAGTTGGTTGGCAAGCTGAATTCTGATTACCGTTCCAATGATAATGGTCATTATCTGGTGTTGGCGAATATATATGCAGCTTGTGAAAGATGGGAGGCAGCTGAACGGTTGCGAGCTGTATTTGCTGATAAAGGGTCAGATATAATACCTGGATGCAGCGCAATCACGTAA
- the LOC140975154 gene encoding psbP domain-containing protein 4, chloroplastic produces the protein MGTIIQTTCCLSWKNNHQHNIVSAQLGTGKVPSRTIKETADSSSSNNTGVDFAKHEELRGLFGRRVTVVSGVVSLVSSAALGFAGEGLGVVKQGLLAGRIPGLSEPDKNGWRTYQRPDEKSGGHGVGWSPIIPYAFSVPQDWDEVPVSIADLGGTEIDLRFASPKEGRLFVIVAPVLRFADNLGDHATIEAIGSPEKVINAFGPEVIGENVEGKVLSSAVVEHSGRKYYQFELEPPHVLITATAAGNRLYLFSVTGNGLQWKRYYKDLKQISDSFRVI, from the exons ATGGGAACGATCATACAGACCACATGTTGCCTTTCTTGGAAGAACAACCACCAGCACAATATAGTATCAGCTCAACTTGGAACTGGGAAAGTTCCTTCAAGAACTATCAAAGAAACCGCAGATTCAAGTTCAAGCAACAATACGGGTGTTGATTTTGCAAAACATGAGGAACTAAGAGGGTTGTTTGGTAGAAGGGTAACTGTAGTTTCTGGGGTGGTGTCTTTAGTTTCATCGGCAGCTTTGGGATTTGCTGGAGAAGGATTGGGTGTGGTGAAACAAGGTCTTCTAGCAGGGAGGATCCCTGGACTCTCTGAACCTGATAAAAATG GTTGGAGAACATACCAGAGACCAGATGAGAAGTCAGGGGGTCACGGAGTTGGTTGGAGTCCCATCATTCCTTATGCATTTTCGGTCCCTCAAGATTGGGACGAG GTTCCAGTGTCAATTGCTGACTTAGGAGGCACGGAGATTGATTTGAGATTCGCTAGTCCGAAAGAAGGACGTCTCTTTGTCATTGTTGCTCCTGTTCTGAGATTTGCAGATA ATCTCGGTGATCATGCAACCATAGAAGCTATAGGGAGTCCAGAGAAGGTTATTAACGCATTCGGGCCAGAAGTTATTGGAGAGAATGTTGAAGGAAAGGTTTTAAGTTCTGCGGTTGTTGAACACTCGGGAAGAAAGTATTACCAGTTCGAGTTAGAGCCGCCCCATGTTCTAATCACAGCAACAGCTGCAGGAAATCGACTATACTTGTTCAGCGTCACTGGAAATG GGCTTCAATGGAAGAGATATTACAAGGACTTGAAACAAATATCCGACTCTTTTCGGGTAATCTAG
- the LOC140975151 gene encoding probable beta-1,4-xylosyltransferase IRX10, with the protein MASMSTNTKSTRLFSPHPNHATAHCTRTYQIGALVLVAATFFLTRLFDHSFGPCSSALRSSFSASYGHNGPQDVAFGDRARLDLKIYVYDENEIEGLKLLMYGRDGKISADACVKGQWGSQVKIHRLLLQSRFRTRKKEEADLFFVPSYVKCVRMMGGLNDKEINQTYVKVLSQMPYFRLSGGRNHIFIFPSGAGAHLFKSWSMYLNRSVILTPEGDRTDKRDISAFNTWKDIIIPGNVDDGMTAAKGRLVDPLPLSKRKYLANYLGRAQGKVGRMQLIELAKQYPDKVESPDLKFSGPDKLGRIEYFRHLRNAKFCLAPRGESSWTLRFYESFFVECVPVILSDQIELPFQNVVDYTQVSIKWPLTRIGPQLLEYLESIPDKIIEELIANGRRVRCLWVYAPDSESCSAFTGILWELHKKVRRLHQSAETFWLHNGSVVNRDLVEFKKWKPPMLLP; encoded by the exons ATGGCGAGCATGAGCACAAACACCAAGAGCACCAGATTATTCTCTCCCCACCCCAACCACGCCACCGCACACTGCACCCGAACGTACCAGATCGGAGCCCTCGTGCTCGTCGCCGCCACCTTCTTCCTCACCAGGCTCTTCGACCACTCCTTCGGCCCCTGTTCATCGGCTCTCCGCAGCTCATTCTCCGCCTCTTATGGCCACAATGGTCCGCAGGATGTCGCATTCGGAGACCGCGCGCGCCTGGATTTGAAGATTTACGTGTACGATGAGAATGAGATCGAGGGTTTGAAGCTGCTGATGTATGGTCGTGATGGGAAGATTTCTGCTGACGCTTGCGTCAAAGGCCAATGGGGCAGTCAG GTTAAAATACATAGGCTGCTTTTGCAATCTAGGTTTCGGActagaaagaaagaagaagcaGATTTGTTTTTTGTGCCGTCTTATGTTAAATGTGTCCGAATGATGGGTGGCTTGAATGATAAGGAGATCAACCAAACCTATGTCAAG GTTTTAAGTCAAATGCCGTATTTCAGGTTATCTGGTGGCCgcaaccatatttttattttcccaaG TGGTGCTGGAGCTCACTTGTTTAAGTCTTGGTCTATGTATTTGAATCGTTCTGTTATTCTGACTCCAGAG GGAGACCGCACAGATAAACGAGACATCAGCGCCTTCAACACATGGAAAGATATAATCATACCAGGAAATGTTGATGATGGGATGACTGCTGCTAAGGGTAGACTGGTTGACCCTTTACCGTTATCAAAAAGGAAGTATTTGGCTAATTATTTAGGTCGAGCACAAGGAAAGGTTGGTCGTATGCAATTAATAGAGCTAGCGAAACAATATCCTGATAAG GTGGAATCTCCAGATTTGAAGTTCAGCGGCCCAGATAAACTTGGAAGGATAGAATATTTTCGACACCTCCGCAATGCCAAATTTTGTCTGGCTCCTCGTGGGGAGTCATCATGGACTCTTCGCTTTTACGAGTCATTCTTTGTG GAGTGTGTCCCAGTTATCCTATCAGATCAAATAGAATTGCCTTTTCAGAATGTAGTAGACTATACCCAAGTATCGATCAAATGGCCGTTGACTCGTATAGGTCCTCAACTTTTGGAATACTTGGAATCAATTCCTG ATAAAATTATCGAAGAGTTAATAGCTAACGGTAGAAGGGTAAGATGTTTATGGGTTTATGCTCCAGATTCAGAGTCTTGTTCTGCTTTTACTGGAATTTTGTGGGAACTTCATAAGAAAGTAAGACGACTCCATCAGTCTGCCGAGACGTTCTGGCTGCATAATGGATCTGTTGTAAATAGAGATCTGGTAGAATTCAAGAAATGGAAACCACCCATGCTTTTGCCTTAG
- the LOC140975153 gene encoding LOW QUALITY PROTEIN: alcohol dehydrogenase 2 (The sequence of the model RefSeq protein was modified relative to this genomic sequence to represent the inferred CDS: inserted 1 base in 1 codon) produces MSSTEGKVIKCRAAVAWEPGKPLVIEEVEVAPPQKMEVRLKILFTSLCHTDVYFWEAKAQDSVFPRILGHEASGIVESIGEGVTELTPGDHVLPVFTGECKECAHCKSEESNMCSLLRINVERGAMIHDEKTRFSINGKPIYHFLGTSTFSEYTVVHVGCVAKISPLAPLDKVCVLSCGISTGLGATLNVAKPKKGSSVAIFGLGAVGLGAAEGARLAGASRIIGVDLNPSRFEEAKKFGVTEFVNPKDYDKPVQEVLAEMTDGGVDRSVECTGNINAMISAFECVHDGWGVAVLVGVPHKDSEFKTHPMNVLXERTLKGTFFGNYKPRSDLPSVVELYMKKELELEKFITHEVPFSEINKAFELMLKGEGLRCLIRME; encoded by the exons ATGTCGAGCACTGAAGGGAAAGTGATCAAGTGCAGAG CTGCGGTGGCGTGGGAACCTGGAAAGCCGCTGGTGATCGAGGAAGTAGAGGTGGCGCCGCCGCAGAAGATGGAAGTGCGATTAAAGATTCTTTTCACCTCTCTTTGCCACACTGATGTGTATTTCTGGGAAGCTAAG GCTCAAGACTCCGTCTTTCCTCGAATTCTCGGCCACGAAGCGTCAGG GATCGTTGAGAGCATAGGGGAAGGGGTCACCGAACTCACGCCGGGGGATCATGTGTTGCCAGTATTCACAGGAGAATGCAAAGAATGTGCTCACTGCAAATCAGAAGAAAGCAATATGTGTAGTCTACTGAGGATCAACGTCGAAAGGGGAGCGATGATCCACGACGAAAAGACTCGATTTTCAATCAACGGAAAGCCCATTTACCATTTCCTCGGCACATCTACATTTAGTGAGTACACTGTTGTTCATGTTGGCTGTGTTGCGAAAATCAGCCCCCTTGCTCCTCTTGACAAAGTATGCGTGCTGAGTTGTGGGATTTCAACAG GACTCGGAGCAACATTGAATGTTGCCAAACCAAAAAAGGGCTCGTCAGTGGCGATTTTCGGGCTTGGAGCAGTCGGACTTGGG GCAGCAGAAGGAGCTAGGCTTGCTGGTGCTTCAAGAATTATTGGGGTGGACTTGAATCCCAGCAGATTTGAAGAAG CAAAGAAATTTGGTGTGACTGAGTTTGTGAACCCCAAAGACTATGACAAGCCAGTCCAAGAG GTTCTAGCTGAAATGACAGATGGAGGAGTGGACAGAAGTGTTGAATGCACAGGAAACATCAACGCGATGATCTCTGCATTCGAATGTGTTCACGAT GGATGGGGTGTTGCTGTTCTGGTGGGCGTCCCACATAAAGACTCTGAATTCAAGACTCATCCGATGAACGTGC ACGAGAGGACGCTCAAGGGCACTTTCTTTGGCAACTACAAACCGCGATCTGATCTTCCATCTGTCGTTGAACTGTACATGAAAAAG GAGCTCGAACTGGAGAAGTTTATAACGCATGAAGTGCCGTTTTCTGAGATTAACAAGGCTTTTGAGCTGATGCTGAAAGGCGAAGGGCTTCGTTGCCTCATCCGGATGGAATGA